The region CGGGGCCATGTCGCCGTCCACCGAGAAGACCGTGTCGGACACGGCGACGGCGGGACCCTCGTGCGTGCCCAGCGCCTTGCGCACGGCGTCGGGGTCGGCGTGCGCGACGACCTGGGTCGCGCCCCGGGCGAGCCGGCAGCCGTCGATGAGGGAGGCGTGGTTGCCCGCGTCCGAGACGACCAGCGAGCCGTGCGGCGCGAGCGTGGTCACGGCGGCGAGATTGGCCGCGTAGCCGGAGGAGAAGACGAGCGCGGACTCGAAGCCGCAGAAGTCCGCGAGCTCGCGCTCGAGTTCGCCATGAAGTTCGGTCGTGCCGGAGACGAGCCGCGAGCCGGTCGCACCGGCGCCCCAGCGGCGCGCGGCCTGGGCGGCGGCCGCCGTGATCTCGGGGTGGTGGGCCAGCCCGAGGTAGTCGTTGCTCGCCAGATCGAGAAGGGGTGAGTCGGCGGCGCGGGGGCGCAGGGTGCGGACGAGTCCGGCCTGTCGGCGCTGGTGCGCCTGCTCGTCGATCCACGCGAACGGCGATCCGGCCATGCTGGTGCCTCCGGGCCCTGGGAGCGGTCGTGAGGGGGTCATGAAGGTGGTCGTTTTGTAGGCAGTGCACAGACCCTAGCGGGGCGACGCGGCGCCCATGATGTGGCAATACCCACACGTCGAACCGTCTCTGTTGTGCAAACTCTCCTTGGCCGCAGCGGCTCACATACGTCAGGATCGGATCTCATGGACCTGCTGAACACGCTGGTGGACAAGGGGCTTCGGCGCGAGCTGCCGACCCGTGACGAGGCGCTGGCCGTGCTGGCCACGTCCGACGACGACGTGCTCGACGTGGTGGCCGCGGCCGGAAAAGTCCGCCGGCACTGGTTCGGCCGTCGAGTGAAACTCAACTATCTGGTCAATCTGAAGTCCGGTCTGTGCCCGGAGGACTGCTCGTACTGCTCGCAGCGCCTCGGCTCCAAGGCCGACATCCTGAAGTACACCTGGCTCAAGCCGGACCAGGCCTCGCAGGCCGCGGCCGCCGGGCTCGCCGGGGGCGCCAAGCGGGTCTGCCTGGTGGCCAGCGGCCGCGGTCCGACGGACCGTGACGTGGACCGGGTCTCCGACACCATCAAGGCGATCAAGGACCAGAACGAGAACGTCGAGGTGTGCGCCTGCCTGGGCCTGCTCTCCGACGGCCAGGCCGAGCGGTTGCGCGAGGCGGGAGCGGACGCCTACAACCACAACCTGAACACCTCCGAGGGGACGTACGGGGACATCACGACCACGCACACGTACGCCGACCGGGTGGACACGGTCCAGAAGGCGCACGCGGCCGGTCTGTCCGCCTGCTCGGGTCTGATCGCGGGCATGGGCGAGTCGGACGAGGACCTCGTCGACGTCGTCTACTCGCTGCGCGAGCTCGACCCGGACTCCGTTCCGGTGAACTTCCTGATCCCCTTCGAGGGCACCCCGCTCGCCAAGGAGTGGAACCTCACCCCGCAGCGGTGCCTGCGCATCCTGGCCATGGTCCGTTTCGTCTGCCCGGACGTGGAGGTCCGCATCGCGGGCGGCCGCGAGGTCCACCTCCGCACCATGCAGCCGCTCGCCCTGAACCTGGCCAACTCGATCTTCCTCGGCGACTACCTCACCAGCGAGGGCCAGGCGGGCAAGGCCGACCTGGACATGATCGCGGACGCCGGGTTCGAGGTGGAGGGCGCGGGCGAGGTGACCCTGCCGGAGCACCGCGTGACGGCGGGCGCGGGCTGCGGTGCGCACGCCGAGGCCGGGTGCGGCTCGCACGCGGACGCCGGGTGCGGCTCGCACGAGGGCGGTGGGTGCGGCTCGCACGAAGGCGGCGGCGTCTGCGGTTCCGTGAAGGTGCAGGCCGAGCAGGAGCAGCCCGCCGAAGCGCGTACGGATCTCGTCGCCGTACGCCGCCGGGGTGCCGGAACGGACCTCGCCCCCAATGCCTGACCGGTCCGAGCCGTCCACGCTGCCCGTGCGGGAACTGCTGGAGTTGGACCGGCGGCACGTCTGGCACCCGTACGGCCCCATGCCCGGCCGCCAGGAACCGCTCGTCGTGGAATCGGCGAGCGGGGTACGCCTGCGGCTGGCGGACGGCTCGGGCGAGCTGGTCGACGGCATGTCGTCCTGGTGGTCGGCCATCCACGGCTACAACCACCCGGTCCTCAACGACGCGGCGCGCGACCAGCTGGAGCGCATGAGCCATGTCATGTTCGGCGGGCTCACGCACGAGCCCGCCGTGCGGCTGGCGAAGCGACTTGTCGACATCACGCCCGAGGGCCTGGAACACGTCTTCCTCGCCGACTCCGGATCGGTGTCGGTCGAGGTCGCCGTCAAGATGTGCCTCCAGCACTGGCGCTCGCTCGGCCGCCCGGGCAAGCAGCGGCTGCTGACCTGGCGCGGCGGCTACCACGGGGACACCTGGCAGCCGATGTCGGTGTGCGACCCCGAGGGCGGGATGCACGAGCTGTGGCAGGGCGTGCTCCAGCGCCAGGTGTTCGCCGACGCCCCGCCGGTCGCGTACGAGGAGTCGTACGCCGACCAGCTGCGCGAGCTGATCGGGCGGCACGCCGACGAGCTCGCCGCGGTGATCGTGGAGCCGGTGGTACAGGGCGCGGGCGGGATGCGGTTCCACTCCCCCGCGTATCTGCGGGTGCTGCGGGAGGCGTGCGACGCGCACGACGTGCTTCTCGTCCTCGACGAGATCGCGACCGGCTTCGGCCGAACGGGTGCTCTCTTCGCGGCGGAGCACGCCGGTATCACGCCGGACGTGATGTGCGTCGGCAAGGCGCTGACCGGCGGCTACATGACGATGGCGGCGACGCTCTGCACGGCACGGGTGGCCGAGGGCATCTCACGCGGTGAGGTCCCGGTGCTGGCTCACGGCCCGACCTTCATGGGCAATCCGCTGGCCGCCGCGGTGGCCTGCGCCTCGATCGACCTGCTGCTCGGACAGGACTGGCAGACCGAGGTCAAGCGGATCGAGGCGGGTCTGCGGGACGGTCTCGCGGAGGCGTCCTCGCTGCCGGGTGTCCGGGACGTACGGGTCCTGGGCGCGATCGGCGTCGTCCAGCTCGACCACGAGGTCGACATGTTGGCGGCCACGGCGGCGGCCGTGCGCGAGCGCGTGTGGCTGCGCCCGTTCCGCGACCTCGTCTACACGATGCCGCCGTACGTCACGGGTGACGCGGACGTGGCACGGATCGCGCGCGCGGTGTGCGCGGCGGCACGGGAGGGATGACATGGCGGTTCTGGTGATCACGGGGACGGGCACGGAGGTCGGCAAGACGGTCACGACGGCCGCCGTCGCCGCCACGGCCCTCGCGGCCGGACGCTCCGTGGCCGTACTCAAGCCGGCGCAGACGGGTGTACGCCCGGACGAGCGTGGGGACGCCGACGAGGTGGCCCGGCTCGCGGGCGCCGTGACCACGCTCGAACTCGCCCGCTATCCGGAGCCGTTGGCTCCCGCGACGGCCGCGCGGCGGGCCTCCCTGCCCCCGGTGCGCCCGGTCGCGGTGGCGAAGGCGGCGGCCGAACTGGCCACCGAGCACGACCTCGTGCTGGTCGAGGGAGCGGGCGGTCTCCTCGTCCGCTTCGACGACGAGGGCGGCACGCTGGCGGACGCGGCGAGCCTGCTGGACGCGCCGGTGCTGGTGGTGGCATCAGCGGGCCTCGGCACCCTGAACACCACCGAGCTGACGGCTCGTGAACTGCGGCGCCGTGGGCTGGACCTGGCGGGAATCGTCATCGGCAGCTGGCCCGACTCCCCGGACCTGGCGTCGCGCTGCAACCTCGCGGACCTGCCCCTTGTGGCCGAAGCCCCGCTCCTGGGAGCGCTGCCCGCGGGGGCGGGGGCTTACCCGGTCGCCGACTTTTGTGCGGAGGCGCCTGGGTGGCTGGCCTCTCGGCTGGGCGGCACCTGGGACGCAAACGCCTTCATTTCGGCGCAGGGGGTCTGAGCGCCCCGTCAGGGGCGCGGGGAACTGCGCGCCCAGCCCCCACCGGCGCGCAGCCGAAGAACAGCCCCCTCACCGCTCCCCCAACAACCGCACCAACTCGATCCGCGACCGAATCCCCAACCGCGCGAACACCCCCCGCAGATGATGATCAATGGTCCGCGGACTGAGCAACAACCGCGACGCGATCTCCCGGTTGGTCGCCCCGTCGGCCGCCATGCGCGCGACCATCAACTGCTGCGCGGTGAGGCGGGCGACGAGATCGTCCGCGCCCCGCACCGGCGAGACGGGCTCCCCCAGGACACGGAGTTCGGTCCGCGCCGCCGCCGCGCACTGCGGCGAACCGAAGTGCTCGAACGCCTCGAGGGCGCTGTGCAGCCGGTCACGGGCCTCCGTCCGGTGCCGCAGCCGCCGTAGCGCACCGCCGAACAGCAGCTCCGTACGGGCGCGTTCGAAGTCACGGGTGCCCAAGGCGTGCAGGTCGAGGGCGGTGCGGTAGTGCTCGACGGCCTCCGCGCCGGAGGCGAGCAGGGCCCGGCAGCGGGCGCTGAGCGCCAGGTCGTCGGGGCTGCGCACGGTACGCGCCCAGTGGTCGTAGTCGGCGTGGGCGGCCCGGGCGACCCGTGTGTCGCCGGTGCGGACGGCGGCCTCGACGTAGTGCGGTGTGGCGATGTGACGGATGGCGCGGTGCCCGTGCCCGGGGCCGAATCCGGCGAGGGCGCGCAGCCGAGCCGCCGAGGCGGCGAAGCGGCCGGTGCTCAGGTCGAGGAAGGCGAGCGCGAACCGGGCCAGCGCAGCGGGCAGGCCGAGCCCGCGGGCGAGGGCGTAGGAGCGGGCGGCTTCGGCGCGCTCCCGGCAGACGTCCTCGTCGCCGGTGACCGCGGCGAACATCGCGAGGGCCGCCTGCAGGTGGCAGGCCCCGTTGTCCTGGCCGGTGGTGTACGCCTGGCGGAGGGCCTCCAGGGTGGCGGCCTCGGCGGCCCTTGGCCGACCGGTCCAGAAGTCGGCGTACGCCCGGAACTCCATGGCCTGGGGAACGGTGACCCCGTCTCCCCCGGCGCGGGCGGAGGCGGCGGCCCGGACGGTGGCGGTGGTGGCCGCGGTGTGGTCGCCGAGCAGGAGTGCGGCGATCCCGGAGTGGATCAGCAGGGTGGGATCGCCCCCGGGGCCGCAGCGCCCGGCCGCCGCCTTCAGCAGGTCCCGCGCGTCGTCGTACCGGCCCTCGAACGCCGCGGCCAGCCCGCCCAGCGTGCCGGGCGGCACGATCCCGAGCCGGTCGGCGACGGCCGCCGCCTCCCGGCACCGGCGCAGGTCGCCGGTGTAGATCGCGGCTTCGGTGGCGCGGGCGAGGAGGTGGACGGCGGCGTGCTGGGGGTGGTCCGTACGGGCCGGCTCCGGGCCGTCGTCGGCGTAGCGCACCGCGGCCGTCAGCAGCGCGTCGAACGCGTCCGTCGCGTTGCCCGCGCGCAGCGCGAGCAGACCACCCAGGGCGTCGTCGTCGGTGGCGGCGACGAGCCGGCGGGCACGGTCGGCGTCTCCGGACCGCCAGGCGTCGGCGGCGGCGCGGGCGAGCAGCCGGGCCCGCTCGCTCGGCTCGGGGGACAACGCGGCGGCGCGTTCGACGAGGGCGCAGGCCAGGGCGTGGTCGCCCGCGGTGCGCGCGGTGTGGGCCGCCGCCCGGAGTTCGGCGGCGAGGCGTCGGCTGGGACCGAGCGCGGCGGCGCCCCGGTGCCAGGACCGTCGGGGTGACTCGCCCTCGCCGCGCAGGACCCGGGCGAGCAGGAGGTGGACGGCGCGCCGGTCCGTCACGGAGGCGGTCTCGTAGGCCGCTATCCGGGTCCACGGGTCGCGGAAGACGATCCCGCCCGCCGTGGCGTGGGCGATTCCGGCCACCTCGGCGGTGACGAGGGGCCGGGTGTCGAGCCGGGCCGCGGTGACGGCCCGCAGGAAGGCGTGGGTGTCGACCGGGTACTGGTCGGCCGCCGCGAGGAGCAGGAGGCGCCGGGTGGTGTCGGGCAGGGCGCGGACCTCCTGACGGTACGCGCGCAGGAGTACGGGAGGCTGTGCCGGCAGCGGGTCGAGGCCGGTGAGTTGACGCTCGGTCAGTGCGGAGGCGAGTTCCGCGGCGGCGCGGCGGTCGCCGTGCGCGGTGCGCAGGATCCGTACCCGTACGCCTTCGGGAAGCGAGGGGCCGAGCTCGGGTTGTGCGGGGCCGCGTACGGGGTTCACCGAAGTCACCACCCGAATGACGTTACTGGTGAGTTAACTGGCAAGTAAAGACCGGCGATTTCACCGATGCGGCGCGCGTAACCCCCGGCTGACACTCCAGGCACCCCACCCTTGTCTGGAGGCACCATGCAACGCCGCTCGCGTCGCATCGCCACGTTCTTCTCCGCCATGGTCGCGGCGCTCCTCGTGTCGCTCTCCCTGTCCGCCGTGCCCGCCCGGGCCGCGACCCACAACCCCGTCATCTTCGTGCACGGCCTCAGCAGTTCGGCGAGCAGTTGGGACGACTGGATCGCCGACTTCAAGGCCGACGGCTACAGCGGCTCCGAGCTGTTCGCGTGGTCGTACGACTGGGGCCAGTCGAACGTGACCACGGCCCAGCAGCTCTCCACCGAGGTCAAGAACGTCCTCGCGCAGACCGGCGCCTCGAAGGTGGACCTGGTCGTCCACTCCATGGGTGCCCTGAGCGCCCGCTACTACCTCAAGAACCTCGGCGGGACCTCGTACGTCGACGACTTCGTGTCCACCGCCGGGGTGAACCACGGAACCACGGTCGCGAGCTGGTGCACGTGGCTCTACACCTCGTGCGCCGAGATGTACACCGGCAGTTCGTTCCTGACCGCGCTGAACTCCGGTGACGAGACGCCGGGCAGTGTCTCGTACGCCGCCTACTGGTCGAACTGCGACGAGCTGATCAACCCGGACACCAGCGCGATCCTGAGCGGCGCCACCAATGTGGAGGTCGGCTGCATCTCGCACACCGACATGAACAACGACTACGGCGTCTACAAGCAGGTGCGCGACTTCGTCGCCTGACGCGTGGGCCGACCCGCGTATGACGTAGGTCGAGCGTCGTCAAGCGTGTGGTCGAGCGTCGTAGAGCGTGTGACGGACGTCCTGGAGGGACAATCCCGGTAAGACCCCGTCCTCCCGGGAGGTCCGTCATGCCCTTCAGGCCAGCCGGCTCCGCCAAGCTGTCGCACGACGCCGTGCACCATCCGCTGTTCGCCCGCTACTACGCCCGTATCAGCGTGACGGCCGAGACCCGGATGGGCCTCGGCGGGGTACGCGACCGGCTGCTCACCGGACTTTCGGGGCGGGTCATCGAGATCGGCGCGGGCAACGGGCTGAACTTCGCGCACTACCCGAGCGCCGTCTCCGAGGTGGTGGCGATCGAACCCGAGCGGCTGCTGCGGCAGTTGGCCGTGGAGGCCGCGCTGCGCTCCGAGGTGCCCGTGGACGTGGTGCCGGGCGCGGCGGAGGCGCTGCCGGTCAAGAGCGAGGCGTTCGACGGGGCGGTGCTCTCGCTGGTGCTGTGCAGCCTGCGCGATGTGCCGCGGGCACTCGGCGAGTTGCGGCGTGTGCTGCGGCCCGGTGGCACCGTGCGGTTCTTCGAGCACGGCAAGGGCGGCGGGCGCATGATGGCGTCCGCCCAGCGCGGACTGGACCGGACGGTGTGGCCGCGACTGAACGGCGGCTGCCATCTGGCCCGCGACCCGATCGCCGCGCTGCGCGAGGCCGGATTCGAACTGGGCCCGTACCGGCGGCTGTTGATCCCCGCGAAGGGACCGCGGCTGCCCACGTCGTACTGCGTGCTGGGCAGCGCGAGGCGCCCGCCGATCAGGGAGTAGTCACAGACTCCACTGCCGCAGCTCCTGTGCGATCTCGTGCACGGTCGCGTCGCCGCCCTT is a window of Streptomyces sp. NBC_00271 DNA encoding:
- a CDS encoding esterase/lipase family protein, whose protein sequence is MQRRSRRIATFFSAMVAALLVSLSLSAVPARAATHNPVIFVHGLSSSASSWDDWIADFKADGYSGSELFAWSYDWGQSNVTTAQQLSTEVKNVLAQTGASKVDLVVHSMGALSARYYLKNLGGTSYVDDFVSTAGVNHGTTVASWCTWLYTSCAEMYTGSSFLTALNSGDETPGSVSYAAYWSNCDELINPDTSAILSGATNVEVGCISHTDMNNDYGVYKQVRDFVA
- the bioB gene encoding biotin synthase BioB codes for the protein MDLLNTLVDKGLRRELPTRDEALAVLATSDDDVLDVVAAAGKVRRHWFGRRVKLNYLVNLKSGLCPEDCSYCSQRLGSKADILKYTWLKPDQASQAAAAGLAGGAKRVCLVASGRGPTDRDVDRVSDTIKAIKDQNENVEVCACLGLLSDGQAERLREAGADAYNHNLNTSEGTYGDITTTHTYADRVDTVQKAHAAGLSACSGLIAGMGESDEDLVDVVYSLRELDPDSVPVNFLIPFEGTPLAKEWNLTPQRCLRILAMVRFVCPDVEVRIAGGREVHLRTMQPLALNLANSIFLGDYLTSEGQAGKADLDMIADAGFEVEGAGEVTLPEHRVTAGAGCGAHAEAGCGSHADAGCGSHEGGGCGSHEGGGVCGSVKVQAEQEQPAEARTDLVAVRRRGAGTDLAPNA
- a CDS encoding adenosylmethionine--8-amino-7-oxononanoate transaminase encodes the protein MPDRSEPSTLPVRELLELDRRHVWHPYGPMPGRQEPLVVESASGVRLRLADGSGELVDGMSSWWSAIHGYNHPVLNDAARDQLERMSHVMFGGLTHEPAVRLAKRLVDITPEGLEHVFLADSGSVSVEVAVKMCLQHWRSLGRPGKQRLLTWRGGYHGDTWQPMSVCDPEGGMHELWQGVLQRQVFADAPPVAYEESYADQLRELIGRHADELAAVIVEPVVQGAGGMRFHSPAYLRVLREACDAHDVLLVLDEIATGFGRTGALFAAEHAGITPDVMCVGKALTGGYMTMAATLCTARVAEGISRGEVPVLAHGPTFMGNPLAAAVACASIDLLLGQDWQTEVKRIEAGLRDGLAEASSLPGVRDVRVLGAIGVVQLDHEVDMLAATAAAVRERVWLRPFRDLVYTMPPYVTGDADVARIARAVCAAAREG
- the bioD gene encoding dethiobiotin synthase, whose amino-acid sequence is MAVLVITGTGTEVGKTVTTAAVAATALAAGRSVAVLKPAQTGVRPDERGDADEVARLAGAVTTLELARYPEPLAPATAARRASLPPVRPVAVAKAAAELATEHDLVLVEGAGGLLVRFDDEGGTLADAASLLDAPVLVVASAGLGTLNTTELTARELRRRGLDLAGIVIGSWPDSPDLASRCNLADLPLVAEAPLLGALPAGAGAYPVADFCAEAPGWLASRLGGTWDANAFISAQGV
- a CDS encoding class I SAM-dependent methyltransferase, producing MPFRPAGSAKLSHDAVHHPLFARYYARISVTAETRMGLGGVRDRLLTGLSGRVIEIGAGNGLNFAHYPSAVSEVVAIEPERLLRQLAVEAALRSEVPVDVVPGAAEALPVKSEAFDGAVLSLVLCSLRDVPRALGELRRVLRPGGTVRFFEHGKGGGRMMASAQRGLDRTVWPRLNGGCHLARDPIAALREAGFELGPYRRLLIPAKGPRLPTSYCVLGSARRPPIRE
- a CDS encoding helix-turn-helix transcriptional regulator, with amino-acid sequence MVTSVNPVRGPAQPELGPSLPEGVRVRILRTAHGDRRAAAELASALTERQLTGLDPLPAQPPVLLRAYRQEVRALPDTTRRLLLLAAADQYPVDTHAFLRAVTAARLDTRPLVTAEVAGIAHATAGGIVFRDPWTRIAAYETASVTDRRAVHLLLARVLRGEGESPRRSWHRGAAALGPSRRLAAELRAAAHTARTAGDHALACALVERAAALSPEPSERARLLARAAADAWRSGDADRARRLVAATDDDALGGLLALRAGNATDAFDALLTAAVRYADDGPEPARTDHPQHAAVHLLARATEAAIYTGDLRRCREAAAVADRLGIVPPGTLGGLAAAFEGRYDDARDLLKAAAGRCGPGGDPTLLIHSGIAALLLGDHTAATTATVRAAASARAGGDGVTVPQAMEFRAYADFWTGRPRAAEAATLEALRQAYTTGQDNGACHLQAALAMFAAVTGDEDVCRERAEAARSYALARGLGLPAALARFALAFLDLSTGRFAASAARLRALAGFGPGHGHRAIRHIATPHYVEAAVRTGDTRVARAAHADYDHWARTVRSPDDLALSARCRALLASGAEAVEHYRTALDLHALGTRDFERARTELLFGGALRRLRHRTEARDRLHSALEAFEHFGSPQCAAAARTELRVLGEPVSPVRGADDLVARLTAQQLMVARMAADGATNREIASRLLLSPRTIDHHLRGVFARLGIRSRIELVRLLGER